In Rutidosis leptorrhynchoides isolate AG116_Rl617_1_P2 chromosome 2, CSIRO_AGI_Rlap_v1, whole genome shotgun sequence, one genomic interval encodes:
- the LOC139888665 gene encoding secreted RxLR effector protein 161-like yields the protein MVGSLMYVTASRPDITLDVSVRARFQSNPKKYHSKAVVRIFQYLKVWKSTSGSLKMLGSRLVCWSFKKQNCVSLSTAQSEYIAAAHCCSQVLWKQTQLLDYDFTISKTPIYCDS from the exons atggttggttctctcATGTATgtgactgcaagtagaccagacattacacttgatgTATCTGTCCGTGCTCGGTTTCAGTCTAATCCCAAGAAATATCACTCCAAAGCAGTGGTTAGAATTttccaataccttaaag TTtggaaaagcacatctggatcacttAAGATGTTGGGAAGTAGACTAGTTTGTTGGTCATTTaagaaacaaaactgtgtttcATTATCAACAGCTCAGTCTGAGTACAtcgctgcagctcactgttgttcccAAGTTTTGTGGAAGCAAACTCAACTATTAGACTATGACTTTacgatttctaagaccccaatctaTTGTGATTCATAG